A genome region from Brienomyrus brachyistius isolate T26 chromosome 23, BBRACH_0.4, whole genome shotgun sequence includes the following:
- the trappc3 gene encoding trafficking protein particle complex subunit 3, whose product MSRQSNRTTESKKMNSELFTLTYGALVTQLCKDYENDEEVNKQLDKMGYNIGVRLIEDFLARSSVGRCHDFRETADVIAKVAFKMYLGITPSVTNWSPAGDEFSLILESNPLVDFVELPDNHSNLVYSNLLCGVLRGALEMVQMAVDVRFAQDMLRGDNVTEIRMKFIKRIEENLPAGDE is encoded by the exons AATTCAGAGCTCTTTACTCTGACGTATGGTGCActggtcacccagctctgcaaggaTTACGAGAATGACGAGGAGGTGAACAAACAGCTGGACAAGAT GGGTTACAACATCGGAGTGAGGCTCATAGAGGATTTCCTGGCGCGGTCGAGCGTGGGACGCTGCCACGACTTCAGAGAAACTGCCGATGTCATTGCCAAG GTGGCATTTAAGATGTACCTGGGCATCACCCCAAGTGTGACCAACTGGAGCCCAGCGGGGGATGAATTCTCCCTCATTCTAGAGAGTAACCCCTTGGTGGACTTTGTAGAGCTGCCAGACAACCACAGCAACCTTGTGTACTCCAACCTCTTGTGTGGTGTTCTGCGGGGAGCACTGGAGATG GTCCAGATGGCAGTGGATGTCCGGTTTGCTCAGGACATGCTGAGGGGTGATAACGTGACGGAGATCCGGATGAAGTTCATCAAACGTATCGAGGAGAACCTTCCAGCAGGGGATGAATGA